A genomic stretch from Gorilla gorilla gorilla isolate KB3781 chromosome 20, NHGRI_mGorGor1-v2.1_pri, whole genome shotgun sequence includes:
- the ZNF101 gene encoding zinc finger protein 101 isoform X2, giving the protein MDSVAFEDVAVNFTQEEWALLSPSQKNLYRDVTLETFRNLASVGIQWKDQDIENLYQNLGIKLRSLVERLCGRKEGSEHRETFSQIPDCHLNKKSHTGVKPCKCSVCGKVFLRHSFLDRHMRAHAGHKRSECGGEWREKPRKQKQHGKTSISPSSGARHTVTPTRKRPYECKVCGKAFNSPNLFQIHQRTHTGKRSYKCREIVRAFTVSSFFRKHGKMHTGEKRYECKYCGKPIDYPSLFQIHVRTHTGEKPYKCKQCGKAFISAGYLRTHEIRSHALEKSHQCQECGKKLSCSSSLHRHERTHSGGKLYECQKCAKVFRCPTSLQAHERAHTGERPYECNKCGKTFNYPSCFRRHKKTHSGEKPYECTRCGKAFGLCSSLRRHEMTHTGEKPFDCKQCGKVFTFSNYLRLHERTHLAGRSQCFGRRHGDHLSPGV; this is encoded by the exons ATG GACTCAGTGGCCTTTGAGGATGTGGCTGTGAACTTCACCCAGGAGGAGTGGGCTTTGCTGAGTCCTTCCCAGAAGAATCTCTACAGAGATGTGACGCTGGAAACCTTCAGGAACCTGGCCTCTGTCG GAATCCAATGGAAAGACCAGGACATTGAGAATCTGTACCAAAATCTGGGGATTAAGCTAAG aagTCTGGTGGAGAGACTCTGTGGACGTAAAGAAGGGAGTGAACACAGAGAAACTTTCAGCCAGATTCCTGATTGTCACCTGAACAAGAAAAGTCATACTGGAGTGAAACCATGCAAATGCAGCGTGTGTGGGAAAGTCTTCCTCCGTCATTCATTCCTGGACAGGCACATGAGAGCTCATGCTGGACACAAACGATCTGAGTGTGGTGGGGAATGGAGAGAGAAGCCCCGTAAACagaaacagcatgggaaaacctcCATTTCCCCCAGTAGTGGTGCACGGCACACAGTAACACCAACTCGAAAGAGACCTTATGAATGCAAGGTGTGCGGGAAAGCCTTTAATTCTCCCAATTTATTTCAAATCCATCAAAGAACTCACACTGGAAAGAGGTCCTATAAATGTAGGGAAATAGTGAGAGCCTTCACGGTTTCCAGTTTCTTTcgaaaacatggaaaaatgcaTACTGGAGAAAAACGCTATGAATGTAAATACTGTGGAAAACCTATCGATTATCCCAGTTTATTTCAAATTCATGTTAGAACtcacactggagaaaaaccttacaaatgtaaaCAATGTGGTAAAGCCTTCATTTCCGCAGGTTACCTTCGGACACATGAAATCAGATCTCACGCGCTGGAGAAATCCCACCAATGTCAGGAATGTGGGAAAAAACTCAGTTGTTCCAGTTCCCTTCACAGACATGAAAGAACTCATAGTGGAGGAAAACTCTACGAATGTCAAAAATGTGCCAAAGTCTTTAGATGTCCCACGTCCCTTCAAGCACATGAAAGAGCTCACACTGGAGAAAGACCTTATGAATGTAATAAATGTGGTAAAACCTTCAATTATCCCAGTTGTTTTCGAAGACATAAAAAAACTCATAGTGGAGAAAAGCCATATGAATGTACAAGGTGTGGTAAAGCCTTTGGGTTGTGCAGTTCCCTCCGAAGACATGAAATGACtcacactggagaaaaaccctTTGATTGTAAACAGTGTGGTAAAGTCTTTACTTTTTCAAATTACCTTAGACTTCATGAAAGAACTCATTTGGCCGGGCGTAGCCAGTGCTTTGGCAGGAGGCatggggatcacctgagcccaggagtttga
- the ZNF101 gene encoding zinc finger protein 101 isoform X1: MISAHCNLCLPGSCDSPASASQVAGITGIHHHAQDSVAFEDVAVNFTQEEWALLSPSQKNLYRDVTLETFRNLASVGIQWKDQDIENLYQNLGIKLRSLVERLCGRKEGSEHRETFSQIPDCHLNKKSHTGVKPCKCSVCGKVFLRHSFLDRHMRAHAGHKRSECGGEWREKPRKQKQHGKTSISPSSGARHTVTPTRKRPYECKVCGKAFNSPNLFQIHQRTHTGKRSYKCREIVRAFTVSSFFRKHGKMHTGEKRYECKYCGKPIDYPSLFQIHVRTHTGEKPYKCKQCGKAFISAGYLRTHEIRSHALEKSHQCQECGKKLSCSSSLHRHERTHSGGKLYECQKCAKVFRCPTSLQAHERAHTGERPYECNKCGKTFNYPSCFRRHKKTHSGEKPYECTRCGKAFGLCSSLRRHEMTHTGEKPFDCKQCGKVFTFSNYLRLHERTHLAGRSQCFGRRHGDHLSPGV; the protein is encoded by the exons atgatctcggctcactgcaacctctgcctcccaggttcatgcgattctcctgcctctgcctcccaagtagctgggattaccggcatccaccaccacgcccag GACTCAGTGGCCTTTGAGGATGTGGCTGTGAACTTCACCCAGGAGGAGTGGGCTTTGCTGAGTCCTTCCCAGAAGAATCTCTACAGAGATGTGACGCTGGAAACCTTCAGGAACCTGGCCTCTGTCG GAATCCAATGGAAAGACCAGGACATTGAGAATCTGTACCAAAATCTGGGGATTAAGCTAAG aagTCTGGTGGAGAGACTCTGTGGACGTAAAGAAGGGAGTGAACACAGAGAAACTTTCAGCCAGATTCCTGATTGTCACCTGAACAAGAAAAGTCATACTGGAGTGAAACCATGCAAATGCAGCGTGTGTGGGAAAGTCTTCCTCCGTCATTCATTCCTGGACAGGCACATGAGAGCTCATGCTGGACACAAACGATCTGAGTGTGGTGGGGAATGGAGAGAGAAGCCCCGTAAACagaaacagcatgggaaaacctcCATTTCCCCCAGTAGTGGTGCACGGCACACAGTAACACCAACTCGAAAGAGACCTTATGAATGCAAGGTGTGCGGGAAAGCCTTTAATTCTCCCAATTTATTTCAAATCCATCAAAGAACTCACACTGGAAAGAGGTCCTATAAATGTAGGGAAATAGTGAGAGCCTTCACGGTTTCCAGTTTCTTTcgaaaacatggaaaaatgcaTACTGGAGAAAAACGCTATGAATGTAAATACTGTGGAAAACCTATCGATTATCCCAGTTTATTTCAAATTCATGTTAGAACtcacactggagaaaaaccttacaaatgtaaaCAATGTGGTAAAGCCTTCATTTCCGCAGGTTACCTTCGGACACATGAAATCAGATCTCACGCGCTGGAGAAATCCCACCAATGTCAGGAATGTGGGAAAAAACTCAGTTGTTCCAGTTCCCTTCACAGACATGAAAGAACTCATAGTGGAGGAAAACTCTACGAATGTCAAAAATGTGCCAAAGTCTTTAGATGTCCCACGTCCCTTCAAGCACATGAAAGAGCTCACACTGGAGAAAGACCTTATGAATGTAATAAATGTGGTAAAACCTTCAATTATCCCAGTTGTTTTCGAAGACATAAAAAAACTCATAGTGGAGAAAAGCCATATGAATGTACAAGGTGTGGTAAAGCCTTTGGGTTGTGCAGTTCCCTCCGAAGACATGAAATGACtcacactggagaaaaaccctTTGATTGTAAACAGTGTGGTAAAGTCTTTACTTTTTCAAATTACCTTAGACTTCATGAAAGAACTCATTTGGCCGGGCGTAGCCAGTGCTTTGGCAGGAGGCatggggatcacctgagcccaggagtttga